Part of the Streptomyces sp. f51 genome is shown below.
GCTCCTGCACCACCTGTCCGGGCTCGGCCCCGCCGCCGTCCTCCAGCCGCTGCCCCAGCGCATGTGGAACCGCACCCGGCTCCCCGTGTCCTACGGCGAACTGACCCGCGGCGAGGCCCTCGCGGGCGCCGCCACGCTGAAGGTCCGGCTTCCCGCGGGCACCCCGCCCGAGGCTCGCGGCGGCGCGCTCCCGGTGCCCGTCCTGCCGCCCGAGCCCACCGCGCTCGGCGCCTGGGCACGCCTGCTGTCCGGGGCGGGCGCGGGGGGCGTGGCCGGTGCCGTCGGCTGGGTGCGGGGACACCACGAGCCCGCCCGGAGCACCCGGCCGGGACGCCGGATGTCCGGGCTCGAACTGGTCAGCCGGTTCCGCTCCAACGCCTCCAAGACCGCGGGACGGCTCGCCGGCTATCTCGCCGCGGCCCCGCTCAGCCTCCCCGTGATGCAGCTCGTCCAGCGCACCATGCTTCCCGACTCCGGACCCTCCGAACTGGCCGAGGTCCTGCTCAGCGGCCTGGTCTCACGCGCCAGGACCGAGGAGTACGGCGCCGACGGCACCCAGTGGTACGAGTTCGCGCCCGGCGCGCAGGAGGCCCTGCTGTCCCCGCTGGGACTCGACGAGGCCATGCTCGTGCTCAAGCACTGCTCCGAGTACATCGAGCAGCGCTTCGGCAAGGGCGGCCCCAACTTCCCCGCCCTGGCCCTCGCACAGCTCGGCGAGGGCGGCTCGGGACCGCCGTTCTCGCCCGGCGCCGGATACCCGGGCGAGAACGGGGACAACGGCGGAGCCACCCTCGTACCCCAGCCCTTCGCCGAGGTCGCCGCACGGGTGCTGGAGCGGTTCATGCCCCTGCCGGAACACTTCGCCGGCTACGCGCCGGCCCGCGGCCCCGACGGTCCGCCCGACCAGCGGCCCACCCACCCCGCGGTGCTCCGGGCCCGCACGCTGGCCGGCCGGTTCGCCGGCGACGGCATGGTGCAGGACCTCATCGACGCCGTACAGCTGCTGCGCGGCGCCACCGAACACGAGGAGCTTCCCGGCGCCGACCCGGAACTGTGGGCCGAGTACGCCAACTGCGTCCTGCTGCTGTGGGAGGTGCAGGGCGGCGCCGACCTGCTGCGCGAGGCGGAGGCCGCCGCCGAACGCGCCGTCGCGCACCCACGGGCCCTGCGCGAGAGGGCCGTCCTGGCCCGGGTCCTGCACGCCGCCGCCACCGACCGCAGACGGCGCGGCGACCGGCGCGGCGCGCTCGACCTGCTGCAACGCGCCGACCGCGAGTACGCGGTGGCCTGCGCAGCGCCCGACCTGGACGCCGCGGAGGCCCTGCGGCTCACCCTGGAACGGGTCCGGGCCCTGGAGGCGCAGTGGCGCCTCGGCGGCGACAGCGCGCTCCTCCAGGCGGCGGTCGGCATGCTGGAGGCGTTCGCCGACGCCTGGCCCGACCGGCGGAGCCGCCCCTCGGGACTCCCGCTCGCCCACGGCCGGGTCCTGCTGCGGCTTTCCGGCGCCACGGCCGACCACGAACAGGCCAGGCTGTACGCGGAACAGGGCGCGCGCTCCCTGCGCGCCGCACTGGAGACCGGCCCCGGGGACGTGCCCGCCGCCTCCGCCGCGTCCTCACGCGTCCGCATCCTCCTCGACCTCGTCGACGCGCTCCTCAGGTCCGGCGGCGCGCTGGACGACGCCCAGGCGCATGTCGACGAGGCGCTCGGCCTGACCCGCGAACAGGGGCTGCGCTCCGCCCTGTCGGTCCGCTCCGGGCGCATCCACCTGGCCAGGTACGCCGATTCGGGCGACCCGCGCGAACTCCAGGACGCCGCAGTGCGGTTCGAGCAGGCGTCCCGCGGAGTGCCACGGGACGCCCCCGCGCACGCGGACGTCCTCGCCGAATGGGGCGAGGCCCTGCTGCGGCACGCCGTGCTCGACACCGGACGCGCCCCGGGCGAATCGCTGGCCCGGGCCATCCGGGTACTGCGCGACTGCCGTACGGAGACGCCCGCGGGCAGCGCCGAAATCGCGCACCGGCTGCTGCTGCTGGGCCGCGCGCTGATGCTGCGCTACCGCGCCCGCGGCGACCGGGTCGACCTGCGCGAGGCCGAGCACCTCTTCGGCCTCGCCGCCCTGGAGGACGGCCCGCCGCTCACCACCGCCCGCTGCTGGCTGGAGCTCGGGCAGGCGCAGTTCGAGGCGTACCAGAGCCTCGGCCGCAAGGCACGGCTCGACGAGGCCATCGACGCCTTCCGGGCCGCGGCGGAGTCGGCGCGCGAGGCCGAGGAGGAGGCCGAGACCGGGCGCACGCGCCAGGAGGCCGTGGAACTGGCCGCTCGGGCACAGCACTGGCGGGGTATGTCCTATGAAGCGGCGGCGCGCCCGCGTGCCGCGCGCGAGGCCTACCGCGCCGCGCGGACCGAGTGGTCCCGGCTGCCGGACGGCGTCGCGAGCACGGGTGAGCCGACGGCCAGGCAGACGGCGCAGCGGCTGGCCGAACTGGAGTGAGAACGCCCGCAGGCGGCCGCCGGGGCGGAGTCGGGGAAGGCGAGGGAGACGACATGGGCGTACGGGACGACATACCGGACGGCACACAGGAGCGCGATGCCGCGGGGGAGCGGCGGCCGTGGTCACCGGGCCCGCCGGATCCCGCGGAGCTCCCGGACCTGCTGGACCTGGACCTCGCGGAGCTGAGGACCGTCCAGCATCCGGTGCTGGCGGAGGTGCTGGCCGAACTGCGGACGCGGTCGGGACAGCCCGGCGAGATCCTGTGGGGGTTCAACAGCGCCTTCTGAGCGGCCGGGCGAGGGAGGGACCGGCCCGACATCACGTACGGGCGGTCAGTTCCGGTCTCGCCCCGTGGCTGAACCGGACAACTTCGAAACGGTGACGTTTGTGCCCGGTCCGCGTCCGGGAATGCCGCCCCGTACGGGCAGGGGGCCGTGGCGCGGTTCGCGGCGTGGGATCGCGCGGCCGTACATCATGGGGGTGCCGGAGTGTCTGCACAGGTGACCTCCCCGATCCCCGAACCGCCGTTCCCCTTCCGGCAGTTCATCGTCAAGATGCACGGCCGCTGTAACCTCGCCTGCCGCTACTGCTACCTCTACGAGGGTCCCGACCGCACCTGGCGCACCCGCCCCGCCGCCGCCCCGCCCGGCGTCCTGGCACGGACCGCGCGCAGGATCGGCGAACACGCCGCCGCCCACGGCCTGACGGAGCTGTCCCTGGTCCTGCACGGCGGCGAACCCCTGCTGGCCGGCGTGGACACCCTCGCCCGGTTCACCGGCCTCGTCCGCGACCGGGTCCCGCACGGCTGCACCGTGCACGCCACCGTCCAGACCAACGCCACCCTGCTCACCGAACGGCGGCTCGACGTCCTCGCCCGGCACTCCGTCCGCGTCGGCATCAGCCTGGACGGCGGCCTCGCCGAGCACAACACGCTGCGCACCGACCACGCCGGCCGTCCGTCCTGGCCCGCCGCCGCGCGCGGCGCCCGGCTGATCGCCGAACGCCACCCGGAGGCGTACGCCGGGATCCTCACCGTCGTCGACCCCACCACCGACCCGGTCGAGCTGTACGAGTCCCTGCTCGCGCTCCGGCCGCCCGCGCTGGACCTGCTGCTCCCGCACGGCAACTGGTCCGCGCCCCCACCGCACCGGCAGGGACCGGGAACGCCCTACGGAGACTGGCTGTGCGCCGTCTTCGACCGCTGGTGGCGGGCCGGGCGACGCGAGACGCGCGTGCGGCTCTTCGAGGAGTGCCTCGCGCTGCTCCTCGGGCTCCCCGCCGCCACCGAGTCCCTCGGCCTCACGCCCTTCGACGCCCTCGTCGTGGAGACGGACGGCTCCATCGAGCAGGTCGACTCCCTCAAGTCCTGCTACGAGGGAGCGGCCAGGACCGGCCTCGACGTCTTCCGGCACCGTTTCGACGAGGCGCTGCGCCACCCCGGCGTCGCGGCACGGCAGGCGGGCGCCGCCTCGCTGGCCGCGCGCTGCCGGGCCTGCCCGCTGCTCCACGTCTGCGGCGGCGGACACTACGCGCATCGATACCGGGCCGGACACGGCTTCACCAACCCCTCCGTGTACTGCGCCGACCTCCAGCGCCTCATCCACCACGTCGCCCGCGCGCTGGCCGGGGCCGCCGCCCCCGCCGCCGCCCAAGGAGGCGTCCCGTGATCCCGCCGGCGGTCCCGGAGCGGGCCCTGACCGAACTCGGCCGCACCGAAGGCGGCCCCGAGACGCTCCGGCTCCTCGTCCGCGACCAGCACACCCGACGGCTGCTCCTGCTCCGTGCGGTCCTCGACGCGGCCGAGTCGGCCGGACCCGGCCTCTGCCCCGTCGCCGTCCTGGCCCGGCTCCGCGAGGACTGGGCCCTGCTGGAGGAGGCCGAACGGCTGGAGCGGTACGGACCCGCCGGCCCCCCGTCGGGGTCCGGGGCGGACGCGCCCCGCGGGAACCCGCCTCCGCCGTCCGCCGTGCGAACGCTGCTCCTCCACCCGTTCATCGGCCCCTGGGCCGGGGAAGCCCTGCGCGCGCTCGGCCCGGGAGCGGGCCCCGCCTCCGGCCGGGACCCCCGTGAACCGGCCCGCGCGCTCGCGTACGTCGGAAGGCTCGCCGCCGTCGCCGCCGCCCGCGCCGGGGTGTCCTACGCGGTGCGGCTGACCGCCCACGACGGCGTGCTGGCACTGCCCTCGCTCGGCGCGCTGCACACCGGCGACGGCCGGGGGGACACGGAGGTGGCCGTCGTGCACCGGCACGGTCGGCTGACACTGCGCCGGTCCGGCGAGACCGACGTGGTCGTCCGGCTCCAGAACGGGGCCGGAGCCTGGTCGGAGGCGGCGGCCTGGACGCCCGCCTACGCGCTGCCCGGTCTCGTGCCGGGCTCCGCCGCCGTACCGCTGGACGACCTCGACCCGTACCGGACCGCCCGCGGCGGAGCCCGCCCTGACACCCTGAGCGGCCCGGCCGTCCTCGACGACGCCGACCGCAAGCACTGGCTGCACACCTGGTCGGGCACCGCGGCGGCGCTCGGTCTCGGCGGCGAACGGCGACTCGCGGAAGCGGTGACCCTGCTGCACTGCCTGGTCCCGCTGGCCGCCCCGCCCGGCTCGGGCCCCGACGGAGCCGGCGGCAGTTGCAGCGGCACCCGGCGCGAGGCCTTCGGCGCGGTCCTCAGCAGCGCGCCCGCGACAGCGACCACCTTCGCGGCCACCCTCGTCCACGAGATCCAGCACACCAAACTCGCCGCGCTCGGCGCCATGGTGACGCTCCATCACGCAAGCCCCGAAGCACGCCACTTCGCGCCCTGGCGTCCCGATCCACGCCCCTACGACGGCCTGTTGCAGGGCGCCTACTCCCACCTCGCGCTGGCGGACTACTTCCAGCGCGCCGCCCTCGCCACCACCCTGCCCGCCCAGCGGGACGCCGCCTGGGCGCAGCACGCCCGCTACCAGGCGCAGGTCGGGGCCGCGCTGCCGGCCCTCGTCGGATCGGGTGATCTCACCGTGCGGGGACGCCGGTTCGTCGACCGCATGGTCGAGGTGTACGAACGGCTCGCCGAGCAGCCGCCGCCCCGGGGACACGCGGCACGCGCGACGGCGTACGTCCAGGCCGCCCGAACGCTGTGGTCCCGCCGCCACGCACCGGCCGAATGAACCACGCACGCCGAGGGGGGCGCGCCACGGGCCGATCGAGTCGAACCGTGCCCGCCGAACGCGCCCCGCGCGCCCGTCGAACGCGCCACACCTCGTCGCGATTGAGCCATCCTCGCCGAAAGCCGTGGGTTCCCGGACGCGGGACCGTCGGTGCGCCAAGATCGTCGCTGAACACGTTGGTGGAGGGAACCGTGGAGCAAGCGACTGGTGTGCGTCGGCGCCCTATCGCCGACCCTCGCGGCGGTTCTAAAATCACGCGCGGGGAGGCCGCTGCATGTCTGGAGCTCGTACGCCGGTCGGGCCAGCCGAGAGGGGGCCCGCGAAGCAGACCGTCACCATCAGCTTCGCCGGTTTCAACCGGGCCTGGGCGGCCTGGATCGGGGACCGTCTGGAACGGCGCGGACACCGGGTCGTGTACCAGCGCTGGGACTCCCCGGCCGAGGTGCCCCTCGTGGACCTGCTGCGCGACCTGACCCTCGCCAAGGGCCGCATCCTGATCGTCGTCAGCGAGTGGTACTTCCAGCTCGGCCCGCGCACCCACGAGGAGTGGAACGCCGCGCTGCGCGAGGTCGTCGCCCCCGACCCCTCCCGCTTCGCCGCCGTCTCCGTCACCAACAGCACGGTGCCGACGGCCACCACCGTGCTCGGCGCGGTCGACCTGAACAACATGGGCGCCGACGAGGCCGAGCGCCGCGTCCTCGAGCGCCTCGATCTGCCCGCCGAACCCCTCCCCGAATCCGTCGAGGGCGCCAGGCGCGGTCCCCGCTTCCCGGCCGCCATGCCCGAGGTCTGGGGCGGAGTGCCACGCCGCAACACCCGCTTCACCGGCCGTGAGCCGCTCCTGAACGACGCCTACCACCTGCTCCAGGGCGCCGAGGCCGGCGCGGGCGTGGTCACCCTGCACGGCATGTCCGGCGTCGGCAAGACGCAGCTCGCCGCCGAGTACGTGTACCGCTTCGGCTCCGAGTACGACGTGGTGTGGTGGGTCAACGCCGAGAAACGCGTCACCTACCGGCGCCGACTGGCCGAACTGGCACCGCAGTTGGGCCTCAGCACCGGCGCCGAGTACGGCGAACGGCTGCGCGCCGTACGCGACTCGCTGCGCCGGGGCGACCCGTACTCCCGCTGGCTGCTGATCCTGGACGGCGCGGACGAGCCCGACCAGATCTACGACCTCGTCCCCACCGGGCCCGGCCACGTCCTGATCACCTCGCGCAACCCCGAGTGGAGCGAGCACAACAGCAAGCTGCTGGAGGTGCCGGTCTACGCGCGCGACGAGTCCGTCGCGTTCATCCGCCGCCGCGCGCCCCGCCTGACCGAACCCGAGGCGGACCAACTCGCCGAGGCACTGGAGGACTTGCCCCTCCTGCTGGACCAGACGGCCGGCTGGCTCAACGACTCGGACCTCTCCGTCCAGGAGTACATCGCCCTGCTGGACGGCGGCATCGACCAGGACGTCGTCAAGATCTCCGCCGACTTCCCGGTCGCCTTCCAGACCGCCTGGTCGATACTGCTGAACAAACTCCGCGACACCGTCCCGGAGTCCGTCGACCTGCTCCGCCTGTGCACCTTCTTCGCGCCCGGCTTCATCCCCGTACGCCTGCTGAAGGACATGCCGCACGACCAGCTGCCGGAACAGATCGCGGGCCTGCTCAACGACCCGCTGCTGTGGAACAGGGCCATCAACCAGCTCCGCCAGTACTCCGTCGTCCGCCTGGAGTCCCACGAGGCGGCCGGCGACGAGGCCGCGTCCTCCGGCGAGTCCCTGTACCTGCACCGCATGGTCCACCAGATCGTCCACAAGGACATGCCCGACGAGGACCGCCGCGAGTTCATCGACGTGGTCCGGCGCGCCCTGGCCGCCGCGGACCCGCGCAGGCCCACCGACACCCGGCTGTGGAGCGGCTACGCGGAGATCGTGCCCCACCTCAAGTACGCGGACGTCCTTCAGAGCAAGGACCCGGCGGTGCAGGGCCTCGTCTTCAACTGCCTTCGCTACATGTACCTCTCGGGCGAGTACGTGGCCGGCATCAAGCTGGGCGAACGCGCCATGGCGGCCTGGCGGGTCCTGCTCGGCGAGAACCACCCACGGATCTGGGAACTGACCCACCACTACGCCAACCTGCTGCGCGTGGTCGGCGACTACCGGCGCACCGAGGCCATCGAACGTGCCGCCGTCGAGCACCTGCGCGAGGAACGCGGCTCCCAGGACCTGGAGCACCTGCGCGCCGCCACCGGCCTCGCCGCCGACCTGCGCGGCCTCGCCCGCTACGACGAGGCGCTGGAGATCTCCCAGTGGATCTTCCTGGCCTACCGGGACCTCCTGGGCGACGCCGACTCCCGTACCCTCGGCGCGCAGAACAACCTGGCCGTGTCGCTGCGCCTGCTCGGCCGTTTCGAAGAGGCCCTGGACATCGACCGGCGCACCATGGAGTCGCGCCGACAACTGCTGCGCGGCCGCCACCTGTGGACCCTCTCCTCCCAGATCCACTACGCGACCGACCTGCGCTACCTCGGGCGCTACACCGAGGCCGAGTCCATCCAGACGGAGAGCGTGCGCGAACACCGCATCGTCATGGGGGCCGACAACCCGCAGACCCTGGACGCCGAACACAACCTGGCCCTGTGCCAGTACCGCGGCGGCGACCGCCGGGCCGCGGGCGCGCTGTTCGCCCGCGTCCTGGAGCGCTGCGAACGCGTGCTGGGCGAGACCCATCCGCAGACCCTGCGGTTCGCCGCCAACACGAGCTGCTTCGTGCGCGAGCACGGCGACATCGACCAGGCGCGGGAGATCGGCGAGTCCGTCGTCGCCCGCTACGAGGTCATGCTCGCCGAGGGCCACCCCTACATCGCCGGTGTCCGCGCCAACCACGCCCTGGTCCTGCGGAGCGTCGGCGAACGCGATCACGCCCACGCCGCCATCGACGAGGCACTCGCCGACATGACCGCCGCGGTCGGCGAGAACCACCCCTGGACACTCGGCTGCGCCATCAACGCCGCCGCCCTGCGCAACCTCATCGGCGACCCCGAGTCGGCCGCGGCGCTCACCCAGGACACGGTGGTCCGTGCCACCGAGGCCCTCGGCCGCACCCACCCGCTGACCCTCTCGGCCCGGATCGCCCTCGCTGCCGATCTGCGCGGACTGCGGGACCGCCAGCAGGCGGAGAAGGTCGAACAGGCCGCCCTCGACGACCTGGCCGCCACCCTGGGCCCCCAGCACGTCCACACCATCTCCGCCCGCTCCCGCAACCGGCCCTTCTGGGACTTCGAACCGCAGGAGACCTGAGGTCCGGGCCCCGGACCGCGCACGACGAAGAGGCCCGGCCCCGAGTCCAGTGGACTCGGGGCCGGGCCTCTTGCTGCTGTCCTGCCGGAGGCCTAGGCCTCGAACACCTCACGCACCAGCTGCTCCTGCTCCGCCTGGTGCCGCTTCGCGGAACCGACGGCGGGGGAGGAGGAGTGCGGACGCGAGATACGGCGCAGGCGCTCGGCACCCGGGACGTCCGCGCCGACCGCCAGGTCCAGGTGGTCGATCAGGTTGAGCGCGATGAACGGCCACGCACCCTGGTTCGCCGGCTCCTCCTGGGCCCACAGGTACTTCTCGGCATTCGGATACTTGGCGATCTCCGCCTGGAGCTCGGCACCCGGGAGCGGGTACAGACGCTCGATACGGATGATCGCCGTGTCCGTGGAGCCGCGCTTCTTCCGCTCGGCCTCCAGGTCGTAGTACAGCTTGCCGGCGCAGAAGACGACCTTGCGCACGGCGGACGCCTCGACCGAGTCGTCACCGATGACCGGGCGGAACTGGCCCGAGGTGAACTCCTCCGCCTTCGAGGCCGCGGCCTTCAGGCGCAGCATCGACTTCGGGGTGAAGACGACCAGCGGCTTGTGGTGCGGGTTGTGCACCTGCCACCGCAGGAGGTGGAAGTAGTTCGACGGGAGCGTCGGCTGGGCGACCGTCATGTTGTTCTGGGCGCACAGCTGGAGGAAGCGCTCGATCCGGGCCGAGGAGTGGTCCGGGCCCTGGCCCTCGTAACCGTGCGGCAGCAGCAGGGTGACGCCGGACGTCTGGCCCCACTTCTGCTCCGCCGCCGAGATGTACTCGTCGACGATCGTCTGCGCGCCGTTGACGAAGTCGCCGAACTGCGCCTCCCACAGCACCAGCGCGTCCGGGCGGGCCAGCGAGTAGCCGTACTCGAAGCCCATGACCGCGTACTCGGAGAGCAGCGAGTCGTAGACGTTCAGACGGGCCTGCTCGTCCGAGAGGTACTGGAGCGGGGTGTAGTCCTCGCCGTTGACCCGGTCGATCAGCACCGCGTGGCGCTGGCCGAAGGTGCCGCGGCGCGAGTCCTGGCCGGACAGCCGGACCGGCGTGCCCTCCAGGAGCAGCGAACCGATGGCGAGGGTCTCGCCCATGCCCCAGTCGATCGTGCCGTCCTCGATCATCGCCGCGCGGCGCTGGAGCTGCGGGAGCAGCCGCGGGTGCACGGTGACGTTGTCGGGGATGTTGACCTGGGACTCGGCGATCCGCTTCACGATCTCCTGGGAGACCGCGGTGGACACGGCGACCGGGAACTCGGCCTGCACGTCCGGGACATGGGCCTCGGGCGCCTGCGCGACGGCCTCGCGGACCTCGGTGAAGACCTTCTCCAGCTGCCCCTGGAAGTCCTGGAGCGCCTGCTCGGCCTCTTCGAGGGTGATGTCGCCGCGACCGATGAGGGACTCGGTGTAGAGCTTGCGCACCGAGCGCTTCTTGTCGATCAGGTCGTACATCAGCGGCTGCGTGAACGCCGGGTTGTCGGACTCGTTGTGCCCGCGGCGGCGGTAGCAGATGAGGTCGATCACGACGTCCTTGTTGAACGCCTGACGGAACTCGAAGGCCAGCCGCGCGACGCGGACGACGGCCTCGGGGTCGTCGCCGTTCACGTGGAAGATCGGCGCCTCGATCATGCGGGCCACGTCGGTGGCGTACATGGAGGAGCGCGACGACTCCGGGGCGGCGGTGAAGCCGACCTGGTTGTTGATGACGATGTGGACCGTGCCGCCCGTGCGGTAGCCGCGCAGCTGCGACATGTTGAGCGTCTCGGCGACCACACCCTGGCCGGCGAAGGCCGCGTCACCGTGCAGGGCGACGGGCAGGACGGTGAAGTCCGTGCCGCCCTTGTTGATGATGTCCTGCTTGGCGCGGACGATGCCCTCGATGACCGGGTCGACCGTCTCCAGGTGGGACGGGTTGGCGGCCAGCGAGACCCTGATCTGCTCGCCGTCCAGGCCGGTGAAGGTGCCCTGGGCGCCCAGGTGGTACTTCACGTCGCCGGAGCCGTGCATCGACTTCGGGTCGAGGTTGCCCTCGAACTCGCGGAAGATCTGCGCGTACGACTTGCCGACGATGTTGGCGAGGACGTTCAGGCGGCCGCGGTGGGCCATGCCGATGACGACCTCGTCCAGGCGGGACTCCGCGGCGCTGTCGATGACGGCGTCCAGGAGCGGGATGACCGACTCGCCGCCCTCAAGGGAGAAGCGCTTCTGGCCGACGTACTTCGTCTGGAGGAAGGTCTCGAAGGCCTCGGCGGAGTTCAGGCGGCGCAGGATGCGCAGCTGCTCCTCGCGCTCCGGCTTGGAGTGCGGGCGCTCGATGCGGTCCTGGATCCACTTGCGCTGCTTCGGGTCCTGGATGTGCATGAACTCGATGCCGGTGGTGCGGCAGTACGAGTCGCGCAGCACACCGAGGATGTCGCGCAGCTTCATCAGGGACTTGCCGGAGAAGCCGCCGACCGCGAACTCGCGCTCCAGGTCCCACAGGGTGAGGCCGTGCTCGGTGATGTCCAGGTCGGGGTGCTTGCGCTGCTTGTACTCCAGCGGGTCGGTGTCGGCCATGACGTGGCCGCGGACCCGGTAGGAGTGGATCAGCTCGAAGACGCGGGCGGCCTTGGTGACGTCGTCGTCGTGGCTGGCGTCGATGTCCTTGAGCCAGCGGACCGGCTCGTAGGGGATCCGCAGCGACTCGAAGATCTCGTCGTAGAAGCCGGTCTCGCCGAGCAGGTAGTTCGCGACGATGCGCAGGAACTCGCCGGAGGCGGCGCCCTGGATGACCCGGTGGTCGTAGGTCGACGTGAGCGTCATGACCTTCGCGATGCCGAGCTTGTTCAGGGTGTCCTGGGAGGTGCCCTGGAACTCCGCCGGGTAGTCCATC
Proteins encoded:
- a CDS encoding multifunctional oxoglutarate decarboxylase/oxoglutarate dehydrogenase thiamine pyrophosphate-binding subunit/dihydrolipoyllysine-residue succinyltransferase subunit; translated protein: MSPQSPSNSSISTDDQAAGKNPAAAFGANEWLVDEIYQQYLQDPNSVDRAWWDFFADYKPGAPAAQAPAGTAAAGAAGTTTPATQAAPVPPAARQAPPQAPAAPAPAPAAAPAAPKPAAAAPAPAAAAPAAAKPKAAPAAEAPEGPEYVTLRGPAGAVAKNMNASLELPTATSVRAVPVKLLFDNRIVINNHLKRARGGKISFTHLIGYAMVQAIKAMPSMNWHYAEKDGKPTLVKPAHVNFGLAIDLVKPNGDRQLVVAGIKRAETLNFFEFWQAYEDIVRRARDGKLTMDDFTGVTVSLTNPGGLGTVHSVPRLMPGQSVIMGVGSMDYPAEFQGTSQDTLNKLGIAKVMTLTSTYDHRVIQGAASGEFLRIVANYLLGETGFYDEIFESLRIPYEPVRWLKDIDASHDDDVTKAARVFELIHSYRVRGHVMADTDPLEYKQRKHPDLDITEHGLTLWDLEREFAVGGFSGKSLMKLRDILGVLRDSYCRTTGIEFMHIQDPKQRKWIQDRIERPHSKPEREEQLRILRRLNSAEAFETFLQTKYVGQKRFSLEGGESVIPLLDAVIDSAAESRLDEVVIGMAHRGRLNVLANIVGKSYAQIFREFEGNLDPKSMHGSGDVKYHLGAQGTFTGLDGEQIRVSLAANPSHLETVDPVIEGIVRAKQDIINKGGTDFTVLPVALHGDAAFAGQGVVAETLNMSQLRGYRTGGTVHIVINNQVGFTAAPESSRSSMYATDVARMIEAPIFHVNGDDPEAVVRVARLAFEFRQAFNKDVVIDLICYRRRGHNESDNPAFTQPLMYDLIDKKRSVRKLYTESLIGRGDITLEEAEQALQDFQGQLEKVFTEVREAVAQAPEAHVPDVQAEFPVAVSTAVSQEIVKRIAESQVNIPDNVTVHPRLLPQLQRRAAMIEDGTIDWGMGETLAIGSLLLEGTPVRLSGQDSRRGTFGQRHAVLIDRVNGEDYTPLQYLSDEQARLNVYDSLLSEYAVMGFEYGYSLARPDALVLWEAQFGDFVNGAQTIVDEYISAAEQKWGQTSGVTLLLPHGYEGQGPDHSSARIERFLQLCAQNNMTVAQPTLPSNYFHLLRWQVHNPHHKPLVVFTPKSMLRLKAAASKAEEFTSGQFRPVIGDDSVEASAVRKVVFCAGKLYYDLEAERKKRGSTDTAIIRIERLYPLPGAELQAEIAKYPNAEKYLWAQEEPANQGAWPFIALNLIDHLDLAVGADVPGAERLRRISRPHSSSPAVGSAKRHQAEQEQLVREVFEA